Below is a window of Fusobacterium simiae DNA.
GATATCAAATCTGATATAGATGCTTTTAGAGCATTATATAAAAATAGAGCTGTTGAAAAGATATTTTTGGCAGATGGTGATGCACTTATTGTACCAACTGACATATTAATACAAGTTTTAGACTATATAAGAGAAGTTTTTCCAGAATGTAAAAGAGTTTCTATTTATGGAACTGCTATTGCTATACATCAAAAATCTATTGAAGATTTAAAAAAACTTTATGAAAAAGGTCTAACACTTGTTTATTTAGGTGTAGAAAGCGGAGATGACGATGCTCTAAAATTTATAAAAAAAGGTGTTAAGGCAGAAAAAATTGTTGAACTTTCTAAGAAAATTATGAGTACAGGTATTGATTTATCAATCACTTTGATTGCTGGACTTTTAGGAAAATATCAAGATAATAAAATGCATGCAATAAACACAGCTAAAATTATAACTGATATATCTCCCAAATATGCGAGTATTTTAAATTTAAGACTTTATGAGGGGACAGAACTTTATAATTTAATGCAAGAAGGAAAATATGAATATATGGAAGGTATTGAAGTTTTAAAAGAAATGAGATTGATATTATCAAGTATAGAGACTTCTAAGATAACAAGACCTATAATATTTAGAGCAAACCATGCTTCTAATTATTTAAACTTAAAAGGAAATCTTCCAGAAGACATTCCTAGAATGATAAAAGAGATTGACTATGCTATTGAAAATGAAGCTATTAATGTAAATAATTATAGATTTTTATAAGAGGTAAATTATGAATATACTTATGGCATTATCTCAACTTGAAATTACAGGAGCAGAAGTTTATGCAACAACTATTGCAGATGAACTTATTAAGAGAGGAAATAAAGTCTATATAGTTTCAGATACTTTAACTACTCCAACAAAGGCTGAATATATAAAATTAGAATTCAACAAAAGAAGTTTAATAGAAAGAATAAAACATATAAAATTTTTATATAAACTTATAAAAGAAAAAGATATACAAATAATTCATGCTCATTCAAGAGCTTCTTCGT
It encodes the following:
- a CDS encoding B12-binding domain-containing radical SAM protein, whose product is MYDLYDFPLYRPPSEAYSLIIQITLGCSHNRCTFCSMYKDKKFVIKPIEDIKSDIDAFRALYKNRAVEKIFLADGDALIVPTDILIQVLDYIREVFPECKRVSIYGTAIAIHQKSIEDLKKLYEKGLTLVYLGVESGDDDALKFIKKGVKAEKIVELSKKIMSTGIDLSITLIAGLLGKYQDNKMHAINTAKIITDISPKYASILNLRLYEGTELYNLMQEGKYEYMEGIEVLKEMRLILSSIETSKITRPIIFRANHASNYLNLKGNLPEDIPRMIKEIDYAIENEAINVNNYRFL